The DNA window TGGGCAGTAACATTCCTAATTTTAACAAGCTGATCCAACTCCCTGTATTTTAACTGGATGGTCCAAATGTAGCATAAAGCATAACCACATCACTGCATTATgtagtaaaatgtaaatgtacataaattaataaacatCCCTAACATCCCTACATATGTACATACACATATTCCTCCCAGTGTttcaaccatagactgtataataatGGACAGATGGATACATTTGGAAAAGAGGGTTGATTATTCAAGCAGCTCCACCCTTAAGTATGCATAAgtttgggccttaataaaatacaaaaaaataaatcacccCTTATGTGCTTGTCATGAATTTTGAAATTTgctttagagaccaaaaccatatTTTAtagcaggctgtaaacatgtttatttctactgtaaagttggtcaatttaacattcatgtctttggggatttactctgttttggatGCACGTATCATTTGATGAACTGCATTTTTTGGTACCTTcgcactggcttcatttttcagcttcaGAGGTTGGTTGGTTTTAACTGGATGTTCCAAAGCGGAAGAGTACAACCCGTGTGTTTCGGTGTAACATAAAGCACTACCGCATTTACTGCATTACCATAGCCAtgtaaatttaataaataacCTAACAATGGAATACACAGTCATCACTAATTTCTTGTTCCAGCCAACATGTCGAGGATCACACAGGCTGTAGAACTCCTAATGCAAATGTTTGATAAGTACATTGAAAGAGAAGATGTCTGGAACACCCTGACCGAGAGAGAACTAGTTGAACTGGTCCGCAAAGAGTACCCTGAGGCAGTAAGAAGCAATGTAACTCTGGTGCAAGAGAGAGCTGTCAGTGCTTCTCTGGCATATGCTTTATGTTTTTCAATCTACTTAAAATCCccaatgtttttctttgtttaggacAAAAACTCAGCTGAAGTGGACAGTATCCTCAAAAAGCTTGATGCTGACAGTGATGGCCAAGTTACTTTCAAGAAGGTTTTCCATATTGTAAAAGACTCCAACCTAATGTCCAGTAAAAAATCAATTatttgtccatgttttttttctcagaactGTATAAcaatggtgatggtgatggtgttgTTATTTTCCAGGAGTTTGTCGGTGTTGCTATTGTACAAAGTATATATAGAGACTTGCCAGTGACATCAATCTACCAATTTGCTTATCAGTTGCATTACTAAGACTTGATCATCATTCTTGTTTAAACTCATGTTCTGTAGAATGTTGTATTTACCCctgagagatggagaaaagaTGACAAGgccaaattaaatattttagaaaaatgAAACTGTTATCAGTTTCATTCAGATGACAAATGAGGAAGTTTGTTGGGCAGTAACATTCCTAATTTTAACAAGCTGATCCAACTCCCTGTATTTTAACTGGATGGTCCAAATGTAGCATAAAGCATAACCACATCACTGCATTATgtagtaaaatgtaaatgtacataaattaataaacatCCCTAACATCCCTACATATGTTCATACACATATTCCTCCCAGTGTttcaaccatagactgtataataatGGACAGATGGATACATTTGGAAAAGAGGGTTGATTATTCAAGCAGCTCCACCCTTAAGTATGCATAAgtttgggccttaataaaatacaaaaaaataaatcacccCTTATGTGCTTGTCATGAATTTTGAAATTTgctttagagaccaaaaccatatTTTAtagcaggctgtaaacatgtttatttctactgtaaagttggtcaatttaacattcatgtctttggggatttactctgttttggatGCACGTATCATTTGATGAACTGCATTTTTTGGTACCTTcgcactggcttcatttttcagcttcaGAGGTTGGTTGGTTTTAACTGGATGTTCCAAAGCGGAAGAGTACAACCCGTGTGTTTCGGTGTAACATAAAGCACTACCGCATTTACTGCATTACCATAGCCATGTAAAGTTAATAAATAACCTAACAATGGAATACACAGTCATCACTAATTTCTTGTTCCAGCCAACATGTTGAGGATCACACAGGCTGTAGAACTCCTAATGCAAATATTTGATAAGTACACTGAAAGAGAAGATGTCTGGAACACCCTGACCGAGCGAGAACTAGTTGAACTGGTCCGCAAAGAGTACCCTGAGGCAGTAAGAAGCAATGTAACTCTGGTGCAAGAGAGAGCTGTCAGTGCTTCTCTGgcatatgttttatgtttttcaatCTACTTAAAATCCccaatgtttttctttgtttaggacAAAAACTCAGCTGAAGTGGACAGTATCCTCAAAAAGCTTGATGCTGACAGTGATGGCCAAGTTACTTTCAAGAAGGTTTTCCATATTGTAAAAGACTCCAACCTAATGTCCAGTAAAAAATCAATTatttgtccatgttttttttctcagaactGTATAAcaatggtgatggtgatggtgttgTTATTTTCCAGGAGTTTGTCGGTGTTGCTATTGTACAAAGTATATATAGAGACTTGCCAGTGACATCAATCTACCAATTTGCTTATCAGTTGCATTACTAAGACTTGATCATCATTCTTGTTTAAACTCATGTTCTGTAGAATGTTGTATTTACCCctgagagatggagaaaagaTGACAAGgccaaattaaatattttagaaaaatgAAACTGTTATCAGTTTCATTCAGATGACAAATGAGGAAGTTTGTTGGGCAGTAACATTCCTAATTTTAACAAGCTGATCCAACTCCCTGTATTTTAACTGGATGGTCCAAATGTAGCATAAAGCATAACCACATCACTGCATTATgtagtaaaatgtaaatgtacataaattaataaataaactcaGGAATACACAGTCATCCCTATTTTCTCACTCCAGGCACATCAGAGATCACACAGGCAATGCAACTCTTCAAGGCTACCTTCGATGACTACGCTCAaaagaacaaagacaaaaatagaAATGTGTTTACTGCAGCACAAAGAGTTTCCTGACACAGTCAGTGGAAAAAATATTGTTCAATTGCAACAAAGAGTTGTGAATGCCGTTAAGTCCTCATCTTTTGATACTGTGGACCATGTCTTCCACCAGCTGGATGGCTTTGTGAGTGACTCTagcatcagacacagacaccAAAAGCCACTTTAAGCAGCGGTATGATACACCGCCAGTCAGCCAGATGACACCTGTTGTTGCAATATGATACACAGACAGGCGGCATTAAATAATAACGCAGCTGAATGGCATGGATGATGTCAGTTAGAAATGCTGCCTGTAACAAGGTAATATAAGAAGCTGGAGAGACCTcatcacatgcttttgttgcacaaggaaataaacataaatacgcTAATGTAAGTTTAATTTgcaaaagactgtatgcatcgaAAGAGCAGaaactacatttcctgtgaaaaaaagaacatgtaTTCTGAGAGGACACAGTGCATTTAACAGGCATGAATTGAAATGCCtgccagaacgtcaacaacaaatgcagcaTGATACCTAGTGCGtaatatgtagacataaacagcACTGACCAAGCAGGGATATGTGACAATTTTGGATGAGAACAGGTTGTTCTTGTTGAAGTTGAATCCTTTGCACTGGGGACGTACCAAAAATTAAACTCATGTACCAAAAAAGCTCAAtgaagtttttaaaaaagtgcgTTATTCTTTGTTTACGTGTTTATGGTTTCTTACATTTGTTATATATAGTTGACACATTTTCAAGAAATcatggaaagaaaacaaagtaaTTCATGGGGAAAGAAATGTTATTACATAAGGGTGCCCTAAATTTGTAGTCAGGTACAGTTAGTCAAAGACCATGCTTTCATAAGTGCTCTCTGGTTCTTAAGACAATGTGATTTTCAGTATGACCTCTCAGGGTTACTGCATGCAGTAGATTGTTATAGACCTGGATCCACCCAACAAAACTAGGTGTGCTAGTCTGACTAATAAAGGAAAATATTCTATAACTGAGAGTGATAATTTGTACTTAAATAAGATAACAGAGGTATTTTGTTTCGATTTGATTTTCAGgttgagttaaaaaaaagtccttaCAGATTATGGATATCAATGTATGAAGAGCTTTTGATGTTCTCTTATCGTATGGACTGAAAGGAGATTAGACTGGCCACGGTTACATTATATCGCTTCCCAAACTGGTAGTACCAGTATGAAAATGGCTTATGTCACAGGAACACCAGTAAAGAGCACATTACAGTGTTGTCACTTATATAATTCCCAGGAAAAACCAACAGAAAGAGGGGAGGGGGCTTGGAACAGGGTGTGTCAACCACTATTTAAGAAGGTTTGTGTCTGTGCTCTCTTCACAGAGCTCTCTCTGCCACCATCTCAACATCTCAACATCTCAACCTCTCAACCTCTCGAAGGTGTCCTACATGTgagtggaaatatttttttaaatatcttttatttaAATGCAGCCACAACAATTTTCTATTGAACTTATACAAGTACTGTAATTGAAACCTAAGGTGTAGTAATATGTGGTATGACATGCATGAATGACTTTCTGGGTGTGGTTTTATACTGTGTGCAGTGCTATGTCTAAATAAGCTCAACATATCAGTCTATGGAAACAATATCACAATTATAACTTGAATATTATTGCAGGGACAATCGCAAAATCATTGGAGTCCAATAAATCAAAGCAACCAAGAATTCTGCAGAAAAACAAGTTAGTGAGTAAGAACAGTGTATGACAGTCTTGAGCCAAAGCCACTCAGAAGAAACACTCAGTATAGTGAAAGGGGAAGCAGCATTTAGACACCTCAAATTGTTTGAGACAGGATAATGGgcgtagctaccatgacataACCCATTGGTTcgtggactgccattttgaagccttgagtttggcatttccaCCGTAGCCATATTGTTTTTTTGGATACAGAAGTGACTATATTGGGAGGGTAGCACTATGGAGGAGGATGGGTTGAATCTGTTTCACAGAGTgctgcagacagcctgttactcaagcagccctgcccttaaatatgccTTAGTTTGggcaataataaaatgtaaaaaaacaaacaaacagaaattcaCCCCATGCATAGTTATGAATGtttaaattagctatagagactaaaactgttttttttgtaccaggctgtaaacatatatATGTCTGCTCTACAGTTGGGCATTTTATCATATAtgtctatggggatttactctgttttggagtCAGACTCAAGTATCATATCATGAACAGTAGTTTTTGGGACTTCCACAtcggcttcagttttcagcctcTGAGGTTGCAACTTGGTTTTAACTGGATGTTCCAAAGCAGTAGAAAACATTACCACATTACTGCATTACAACAGCCATGTGAAGTTAATATAGGAAATAACCAAATACTAGAATACATAGTCATCACTATTTTCTTGCTCTAGCCAACATGTCGAAGATCACACAGGCGATAGAACTCCTCACAAAAACTGTAGAGAAGTACATTGCAAGAGAAGATGTCTGGGAAACCATGACCAAGAAGGAACTTGCTGACCTGCTCCGCAAAGAGTACCCTGAGGCAGTAAGTAGGAACAATGTAATTCTGTTGCAACAGAGAGCTGTCAATGTTTCTCTGACATTAACTTAAAACTacaactgtttttctttgtttaggacAGTCTCTTCAAAAAGCTGGATGCTGATGGTGGTAGCCAAGTTACATTCAAGGAGTTTGTCGATATTGCATCAGACTCCAAACTGATGTCCAGTAAGAATCAATTATTTGTCCATATTTTTTCTCAGAACTGAATAAcaatggtgatggtgatggtgttgttatttttcagtaGTGTTGCTATTGCACAACATATGTATTGAGACTTGCCTGTCACATCAATCTACCATTTAGCTCCTCTGTTGCATCACTTATACTTGattaggtcttttttttttaactaatggTCTGTAGAACGTCGTATTTACCCCTGAGAAATGGAGAAAAGCTGACAGGGCAACCGAAGAgcaaaatagaaagaaaatgaaaacaaaaaaaaaattagttcaGTTTCATTCAGATCATTCCTGATCCTAACAACCTGATCTAACTCCTCACAGTGTTTTAACTGGATGTCCAAAAGCAGTAGAGTTCAACCGGTTTGTTTTAATGTAGCGTGACGCATAACCACATTACTACATTACCATAGCCATGTAAAATgtacataaatgaataaataaactctGGAATACACAGTCATCATTATTTTCTCACTCCAGGCACCACGTCAGATATCACAAAGGCAATGAAACTCTTCAAGGCTACCTTCGATAACTACGCTCAAAAGGACTcaagcaaaaacacaatgaacaaATCAGAGCTGTGTGCGCTGCTCGGCAAAGAGTTTCCTAGCGCAGTGAGTAGAAAAGATGTTACTGTATTGCAACAGAGTTGTGAATGCCTCTCTgacatgtgtttaatgttttacaATCTACTTacagctgcctctgttttttttccttttctttagcCCTCAGCCGCAGACGTTAGCCGTCTCCTCCCCCAGCTGGATGGCGATAACGGTGTTATTTCTTTCAACGAATTTGTCACTGCTGTTGTCTTAAACTTTGACGTGTGAGGTTAAGAATGAATAATTTAGTCACATTGCATTAGAGCTGGATAAGAATGGCAGTGTTGTTACTTTCTAGGAGTATGACAATTCTGTAACAGCCTTCACTGTGATGTGCACTGGCAAATAAATAATTTGGCCACATTGCCTCTGAACTCTCTTGCTTTATTTAATGTGTACTCAATGAAAAGAACTGAGTGATCCAACTTGCCCCAGTATCAGAGTCACTTAATATACAGGTCTTTATTAAGTGTTCTGGGAAATGGAaacttacacacaaacacataacacaATATGCCCTTAAAATGTACAATATACAAGATTCTATAGTGCAAAGAGGCAGGTAGGAGcaataaattatataaataataaataataaaacagagcCCATTTTATTAAATAAGTCATTCAGTGTTCAGTGCCTGTATGGCAAGTATAAAGCACTTCTAATATGTATTATGTCTAATTCTTGGGACCATAAATCAATTGCCAGATGGGAGCAGCTCAAACTCTGAATGTAATGGATATGAGGTATCTCTAATTGCATGTTTGGCCTTCCTGCATACAGCACTGTCAAATCTCTAGCCTCTCAACACCTAACAGTCCCGGTGCACCTGGATCCCTCACGGCAAGAGAGCCCGTGGTCCAAGCCATCCGTTCAAACAGCCCTCCTCTCTGTTTAAATTAAGTGTGTCACATATGACCTGTCTTCTAATCAATTTAATGCTGTAGACAAACATCACTGCATCATTAATGTAAAGAGAAGTTTCATTCTCTTCATGATGTCCCTCATTTCAGGGAAAACAATTACCACAATACTGTAACTGCAGCAGGCCTTGATTTTCAgtagctgtatttttttttttttaccaaagtaAACATATTAAGCTGGCACATTATATGCCCTCTGCTTCACAATGATATTTGCTCATTTCAAGCGTAGCCAGTCATTCTTTTTCATCTTtgttcataaataaataaataaattcacgTGTGTATCATGCTGTTATCCTACCACACTTCCTGTAtcacttcaaattaaaagcccctcagCAAtttgcagttctttgaatgaatcaatgaattacttcatttatttcgaaccaaaataaaacatcataa is part of the Epinephelus lanceolatus isolate andai-2023 chromosome 5, ASM4190304v1, whole genome shotgun sequence genome and encodes:
- the LOC117262518 gene encoding protein S100-G-like translates to MLRITQAVELLMQIFDKYTEREDVWNTLTERELVELVRKEYPEADKNSAEVDSILKKLDADSDGQVTFKKVFHIVKDSNLMSSTSEITQAMQLFKATFDDYAQKNKDKNRNVFTAAQRVS
- the LOC117261675 gene encoding uncharacterized protein LOC117261675, producing MSKITQAIELLTKTVEKYIAREDVWETMTKKELADLLRKEYPEADSLFKKLDADGGSQVTFKEFVDIASDSKLMSSTTSDITKAMKLFKATFDNYAQKDSSKNTMNKSELCALLGKEFPSAPSAADVSRLLPQLDGDNGVISFNEFVTAVVLNFDV